In Weissella tructae, the DNA window TGTGGATTGGATTCTTCCAAGTTCTTGCGATTATTCCTGGAACATCACGTTCAGGAGCAACTATCTTGGGTGCTTTGTTGTTGGGAGCGTCACGTCTAGTAGCGGCTGAATTCTCATTCTTTATGAGTATTCCTGTGATGTTTGGGGTAACAATCCTAAAGGTTGGAAGCTACTTGAAGGATGGTGGAACATTTACATCATCACAAGCTTGGGTATTAGCCGTTGGATTTATTGTTTCATGGATCGTGGCTTACGTTGCGATTAAGTTCTTGCTAGACTACATTAAGAACAATGACTTCAAGATTTTCGGTTACTACCGTATTGCGTTAGGACTATTTGTTATCTTGTTAGGGGCTATCGGTATTCTACATTAGTCTCAGTTAAATAAATGTCGATAAAAAAGACCTCAAATATTATTTGAGGTCTTTTTTTATTTGGTAATGTGCATTTTTTGTGATAATTGAACAATTTTTTGTCGGCTATTTTTATCTCGGGCAGGCCAAAGATGATTCAAAATGGCGGTGATAATCGTACCTAATAAACCAACGAATGCTATGAAATTCATCCAAACCATCGTGATGATAACAGAATTAATCGCTTGATAAAATGAGTATGCTTGCGCAATAAATCCCACGTAGAGACTGAAAAAGTGCGCGGACACCATCATGAATAGCACTTCAATAATTGTTCCAGTCACAGCCCAGGGTAACCACGGCTTTTTAGTGGGTAATAACCAATTGAATAATGTTAGGGTAATAAATAATCCCACGAAAACAATTAATGGTTTTGCTGATTTCAACGTACGGACAGTATCAGCGTTAATTGGTAATAAGTCTAAAACGTTAGAGCCAACTGCTGCAAATAATAGTAATGCAGAGGCGATACTTAAAATCAAAACTAGCCAAAACAAGGAAACAAAACGATCGATAATGGCAATGTTTTTCGCAGGCACGCCATAAATTTGGTTTTGTGATAGCCGAATTGAAGCGACTAATCGCGTAACGGACCATAAAGTCACGATAAGAGAAATAGATAAGACTCCGATACCATTTTGGAACAAAATAGATTTCACAATGGGTTGTAGGATACTGATGATTGATTCAGGTAAAAATGTTGCTAGAAACCGCAGAACTGAATCTAACTCTAAACCGACAATTGAAAGGAGATTACCAATGACAATTAGTAGTGGGAATATTGACAGTAATGAAAAATAAGCAATTGAGGCACTGGCATAGCCTAAATCAAGCCGACTAAAATAATCAATGATGACTTGAACATATTTATTTTGCCAAATCTTAGACAAAGTCTGCGGCATGATAATCTCCTTTCATTAATACTACAGCATATAAAAAACACCAATATAAATTGATGTTTACGGTTAGAGATGCTCTAAAGATTCTAGATGGAATCCCCGACGGGATAGTTGACGAATAATTTTTGATAAACGAGCTTCGTCGACGGCATTTGGTAATGTCACAACGACACGTGTTGTTCGAATGTTTTCATCTGGATCAAAAGTGACAAGGGATAAAATATTTGTATAGCGTGCAATAATCTTGGTGATTTTTTCAAGACTACCGCGATCCCCATCAGTTAACAATGTCATAACATAGCGACCTACGTCAGGCGTCCATGAATTCTCAAACACCTCACTTAACCGATTACTAGTGATGATACCTAAAAAGTGGTGTTGATCGTCCAAGACCGAAATAAAAGGTAAGTCGCGTAAGGCAAAAATAAGATCAAAAAATGACGCATCCACGTTAATGAATTTAGTCATATTACGCATCAAACTTGTGACTGAATCAGTCATGTCACCTTTATTTGCTAAATGTTTGTAGAGATGCATCTTATAGATGACACCACGAAACATTTGGCCATCTGCGTCTAAGATCGCTAGAGCACGCAGATTTTCAGTTTCTAAGATATCTAATGCTTCTTGTAAAGTCGTGTTACTGGTAATGGTAATAATATCGTCACGACTTTTAACTAATGATTCAAGCATTTGATTAAATCTCCTTTTGTTTTCTAATCTAATTATCATAACATGTTCTGAGTCTTTGCGACATGTGAGTATTTTTAGATTCCCGGAGTTTCTACGAATGAATGCTATTAAAACGGTCTGGGCGATTTTTGTAGCACCGTATTTAAATGAGGGGTTGATGAGAATTAAGGCGGATAATGCCCATAACAGGTATAAATCAGGTACAATAAGTGATTAGGTGCTATTTAGTTAGTAGGATACAATGAGCAATGAAAAATTTGAGGAACTAAGTAATGATGAATAAAATAACAAGTAAACAAGGTAAAACAATGATTGGTACATTGTTGGTCATGGGAATATTGGCCTTCATATCAACCTATGTCGTATTTGTTGGAAAGCAATTCCAGATTAATCCGGATGGTATTTTTCATTTGATGCGTTTTGAATCTATTTATCAAGCACTGGCAGCAGGGCAATGGCCAAGCCGAATTAATTTTATTGGTTATGAGCATCAAGGTGCAGCAGTGACGGGGATGTATCCATGGCTATCAGCGTGGATGTTTATCCTGCCGCGCTTCTTTGCATCACCAATGTGGTCATTTACAATTGGATTTTTAATTTTAAACTTTATGACAATTGGATTTACCTGGTTGCTAATGGGGCGTTTTACCGATAAAACGTTAATCAAATGGCTAGGAGTAATTTTATACCAATTTAATGGGTATCATTTTATTTTGATGTATAGTCGTGTCGCTTTGGGAGAAGCGATTGGTTATATGGCATTACCATTAGTTATTCTTGGTCTGATTGATATTTGGCAAAATCGTAAATACGGTTGGGCCGTATTAGGTTTTGGAATGGCAATTATTGCCAATGGACATATGCTATCGCTACTGATGTGTACGGTGATGGTTGTCGTATTTGAAGCCGGTCGTCTGATTATGAAGAAGATGAGTGTTGCTGAATTTTGGGCAATTATTAAAGCCGCGCTATTAGCTGGTGTTTTGTCAGCGTATACTTTGTTTACAATGTTACAAATTATGATGCAAAACACACTAATGCCGCCTAATATCCGTTGGGATGCCTTGACGGGACATCATTATATTTTGGCAACGTTGACTAATGACTTTAAAGAATATCGTGATACAACAATGGGGCTTGTGATTGGGATCGTGATTTTGGTGTTCTTAATCATAGCAATTAAAAACTTTAAAAAGTCATGGGCGCGTTGGATTTTTGCGGCAAATATCGTCTTTTTGTGTACGTTTGATTTTATCTTAGGACCAGAATTAGTGAATACACCATTTGCCAATATTCAATTTAGCATGCGTTTCTTAATGTTTGTGGCAATGTTTTTGGCGATTGGTATTGTGATGTATTTTGATGAACGTCCATTGAATGTACCAACAAAAGTATGGGCATGGATTATCATCGTCACAGTAATGATTGGATCTTTGGCCGGTATGCGCGAATACTTTATTAAAGCAGACCAAGGTGACTATACGCATCCACTAACAGCAAAAACGTATAACAAGCGTATCTCTAAGCACGGTGTTAAAGATTATGTTTTGAGAGACCCTTCAGTTGATTTCAAGGACATTGATTTTACAAAACCAGATGCTAAAGAAAAGTTCTTCGCTGCCATGTTATACGATCCAGATGTAAAAAAGAACTTTAAGCACAAAAAGAGTACGTTTGATTCAGTCACATGGACACAAGATACCAAAACAGCAGGTGACACGAAATTGCCAGTTGTTGGATATAACGGTATTGATTACACGGTACGTGTAAATGGTGCGACTGTACCTTATGAACGAAAAGAAGGACATTTATTTGTAACTCTACCGGCAGGACATAACGAGATTACAATCTCAGGTCGATAGGCTACAGACAAAAAATAACATAACGAACCGAGTTACTGAAGGTAACTCGGTTTTGTTTTTTAGATGACAATATATTGTATTAGGGGCCATCTGTTTTCGTATAGAATGAGTGGACGAAATGGCACTTTTTTAAGGTTAGCGGTATAATATGTAAGGATAAAATTAACATTGAAATGAAGGTGGGGAGAATCACTTGATTCTCCCCCTTTCGTGTAGACAAAGTGCTTAACAGATAACGTTCAAAGATGATATAGAGGCAAAAATTATGAAATTAATTGTAGGATTAGGAAACATTGGTCGTGAATACGACAACACACGCCATAATATTGGGTTTATGGCCTTGGATGCTTTGGCAGAGCGCGAAAATCTAACATTTAAGATGGATAGTGCCCACCATGCAATGATTGCAGATTGGCGTTACAAGGGTGAAAAAATCTTGTTGGTGAAGCCAACAACTTATATGAATGAATCAGGTCGTGCTGTCGGACCTTTGATGAAGTACTACAACCTAGAAAACGAAGATGTTTTGGTAATTCACGATGATATGGACATGGATCTAGGCCGTTTGCGTTTGCGTGCAACTGGTTCTGCTGGTGGACATAATGGGATTAAGAGCCTAATTCAAGCATTGGGAACGAAAGAATTCACGCGTTTAAAGTTTGGGATTTCACATCCAAAATATGAAAGCCAAGCCGTTATTGATTTTGTCTTGGGGAAGTTTACTAAGGATGAGATGCCTGATGTGATGTTGGGAATTGATCGCACAATTGAAATTATTGAAGGCTTTGGTACTGGTGAAAAAGTACAAATGTTGATGAATCGTTTCAACTAAAAACGATTCGACTGTGTTGGGAGGTAGCGTGAGATGCAATTGCTCGAATTGATCGCACAAAATGAAGATTTACAAACGTTAGAAAACGTGTTGCCTGAAGGTGGGCGACACGTTATTTCTGGCTTAACAGGAACTGCTCGAACAACATATTTGGCCGCGCTTCACACGAAGACAGACGGACCAACAGTGTTGATTGCAGATAATGATTATCATGCCGACCAAATCTTTGAAGATTTGGTGGGGCTTTTAGGTGAGAACTCTGTCTATCTATTCCCAACCGAAGATACTTTAGCGACTGAAGTGGCTTTGACATCACCAGATGCGTTGATTGCGCGCGTGAGTGCATTGCATGCACTACGACAGAATGAACACGCTATTGTGATCACATCAGTTAGCGGTGCTCAACGTTATCTACCGCCAGTGGATAGCTTTGATGCTGCCGCAATCACTATTGATTTCAGTCATGAATTTGAATTAGGGGATTTACAAAAGCAATTTCATGCCATGGGATACCAAAAAACAGCAGCGGTCGAACAACCTGGTGAATTTGCTGTTCGTGGATCAATTGTCGATATCTTTCCTATGGATGCCGCGTATCCTGTCCGAATGGACTTCTTTGATACGGAATTAGATTCATTACGTACGTTTGATGTTGCGACACAACGTAGTCTTGATCGTTTAGATGACGTGCAGATTTTACCTGCGACGGATTTAATCGCGGATGAACATCGTCGTACAACATTTACGACTAGCTTGGAATTGATGTTAACGGACCAACGTGATGCATTAGAAGGGGCCGCTAAACGTCATCTGACTGAAGGTGTACAGCCACTATTAGACATGTTGGCAGATTACCAAATGCCAGGAATGGTCCGTGCGTATTTAGATGTCTTATACCCAGAGCGTGTAAGTATCTTGGACTATGTACCAGAAAACGGGGTTGTTATCTTTGATGATTACCCACGTGCCTTAGAAAATGCGGCCCAATTTGAAGTTGAAAACAACGAATGGGTGTCAGAGCAGATGGCATCTGGATTGATGTTGCAACCTAACGATACTGGTTTTAAATTGGCCGAATTAGCGCGTGATGTGAAACAGGCTAGTATTTTAACAACGACACTGCAACGTGGAATTGGTAATTTACGCCAAACAACGCTTACTAATGTGACAGTTCGTCCAGCTCAACAATTCTTTGGACAAATGCCACTGTTAAAAAATGATGTTAGTCGTTGGCAAAAGCAAGGTTATACCATTTTGTTCTTGGCAAACACAGCAGAACGCGTAGAAAAAACAGAGAATACCTTAAATGATTTTGGTGTCCCAACAAACGCAGTGCGTCCAGATGGTTTAGTAACGGAACGCACACAAGTAACAGAACTTGCATTGAGTGCGGGATTTGAATGGCCAGCGCAAAAATTGATGATTGTTACGGAACGCGAATTATTCCAACAAGTGAAGAAGAAAGCGCCACGTCGCCAAACAGTCTCAAATGCGGAACGCATTAAGAGTTATAACGAATTGAATGTTGGCGACTATGTTGTTCATACGAACCATGGAATTGGAATCTATGAGGGGATGGAGACAATTGAACGTAATGGTGTTAAGCAAGACTACATTACGATTGGTTTCCAAAAAGATGCGAAAATCTTTATTCCAGTTACGCAATTAGATCTTGTACAAAAGTATGTTGGAGCGGCTGAAAAAGCGCCTAAGATTAATAAATTGGGTGGTGCCGAATGGCAAAAGACAAAGGCTAAGGTTGCGAAGAAGGTTGAAGATATTGCGGATGACCTTCTAGCGTTATACGCTGAACGTGAATTGCGTCAAGGGTATGCGTTTAGTCCCGACGGGGATGCCCAACAACGCTTTGAAGCGGCCTTTCCTTATGCAGAAACACCTGACCAAAGTCGTTCAACTGAAGAAATTAAACGTGACATGGAAAAGAAGCGTCCGATGGATCGTTTGTTGATTGGGGATGTCGGTTTTGGAAAAACCGAAGTTGCGATGCGGGCTAGCTTTAAGGCGGTTAATGATCATAAGCAAGTGGCCATTTTAGTGCCAACGACTATTCTGGCTCAGCAACATTACGAATCATTTGTGAGCCGTTTTGAAGGCACTGATGCGAAAATTGGGGTGTTATCACGATTCCAAAGCACGAAGCAACGACGTGAAACCCTTGAAGCGTTAGCCTTGGGAGAATTAGATGTTGTGATTGGAACACATCGTCTGCTTTCAAAAGACGTGACATTTGATAATCTAGGGTTGTTGATTGTCGATGAAGAGCAACGTTTTGGTGTGAAGCATAAAGAGCGTCTAAAAGAGCTAGAAGCAAATGTTGACGTCTTAACGTTGACGGCAACACCTATTCCACGAACATTGAATATGTCGATGGTTGGGGTACGTGACTTGTCAGTGATTGAAACACCACCAGCCAATCGTTACCCCATTCAAACATATGTCATTGAACAAAATGGTCAGACAATTGCGAGTGGAATTGAACGTGAATTAGCACGTGGCGGGCAAGTCTTTTACCTCCACAATCGCGTGGATGACATCGAAAAAACAGTCGATTATATTCAAACATTAGCCCCAGATGCACGTGTAACTTATGTGCATGGTCAAATGACTGAAACCCAATTAGAAGGTGTCTTAGTCGATTTCATCAATGGTGAGTACGATGTATTGGTCACGACCACGATTATTGAAACGGGTGTTGATATTCCAAATGCGAATACATTGTTTGTTGAAAATGCAGACCATATGGGATTGTCACAACTGTATCAATTACGTGGACGTGTTGGTCGATCAAACAATTTAGCTTATGCCTACTTTATGTATCCAGGGACACGTTCTTTGAGTGAGGAGAGTGAAAAGCGTTTAGAAGCCATTCGTGATTTTACAGAACTGGGTTCTGGTTTCAAGATCGCCATGCGTGATCTTTCGATTCGTGGGGCCGGTGATCTCCTAGGACAGAGCCAACACGGATTTATTAATACCGTGGGATATGACCTATACATGCAGATGTTGAACGAAGCAGTTGAGGCTAAACGTGGTAAGAAGCAAGTGCAAAAGTCTGACGCGGAACTTGATTTGCAATGCCAAGCTTACTTGCCACAAGAGTACGTTAGTGATGGTCCGCAAAAGATTGAAATTTACCAACGTATTCGTAAGGCAACACAAGCGGCTGAATTTGCGGAAATCACAGATGATTTGTTTGATCGCTTTGGTGAATTGCCTGAAACGGTAGAAGCATTAATCGCCGTAGGTCAATTAAAAGCAAATGCTGATTATGCGATGATTACGCAAATCAAGCGTCCACGCCAACACATGCAACAAATTGTGGTGACCTTTGATGAAAAGGTTATCGACATGAATATGGTGCAAATGGCGTTGAAATCAGCACATATGCCAGGACAAGTGAAGCAAATTAGTCAATTGGAATTGATTATTCCAATTCAGCCTAAGCAAACAGAATTAGAATGGTTGAAGATGTTAAATAGCTTTGCGGAAGCGTTACGTGAAGCGCGAACAAAGGAAAAGTAATGTTATGGGAAAACAAAAAATGTTGGCTGGAGCGGGTGTTCTAGCAGCCGCAGGTATTATAGCCAAAATTTTGAGTGCCCTATACCGGGTTCCGTTTCAAAATCTGGTTGGTGATACTGGGTTCTATGTCTATCAACAAGTGTATCCAATCTATGGAATAGGGATGGTCATGGCGTTAAGCGGTTGGCCACTCTTTATTTCAAAGGTGATTGCGGAACAACCTAACCAAGCCCATCGTAAACGGGTAGCAAAACAATTGTTTTGGTTGTTATCAATTATTAGTGTGATGATTTTTAGCGTATTATTCTTTGGTGCTCCTTGGATTGCTGAGGGGATGGGGAATGATATGCAATTGATTCCGGAAATCCAAGCGGTATCTTGGCTTTTCTTGGTAATGCCCTTTTTGGCTGTTGGCCGTGGGTACACACAAGGCACGATGGACATGGCACCTACCGCAATTTCGCAAGTACTTGAGCAATTAGCGCGAGTTGTTTTGATTATTGGAATTGCGTGGTTTGGCGTCACGAATGGTTGGTCGGTTTATAAGATTGGAACATGGGCAATGTTTGCAGCAACGGTCGCAGGATTAATTGCTGCTTTATATTTAGCTTGGTATGTTCGTCGTGTACCAGCAGAAGACGTGCAAACGACAGCAGAAAATATGCCATGGCGGACATTATGGCGTCGTTTGTGGTGTGAAGGTGGTATTTTAGCCGTTGTTGCAGCATTATTAGTCCTTTTGCAACTGATTGATTCATTTACTATCACCAGTTTATTGCAAGAGTTTGGTCAACCGATGCAGCAAGCAGCAGCTGAAAAAGGAATTTATGATCGTGGCCAACCTTTGTTACAATTAGGGATGGTTATCGCAACTGGATTGGGAACCACATTGATTCCCGTGATGCGTGAAAAATGGTTGAAGCAGGATGAAGCAGGATTGCGTCATGACTTCCAATTAACAATGCGTTTGGCATTGGTAAGTAGCTCACTGGTAACGATTGGGTTGATGGCTATTATGCCAAGTTTGAACCAAATGTTATTCGAAACGTCAGCGGGTAGCACAACCTTGCAGTGGTACATTCTAACGATTATTCCGGCAACATTGATTGTGGTAATGATTAGTATTTTGCAGAGTATTGATCAAGGACACGGTATTGCTAAATGGCTTGTGCTAACATTGTTATTGAAGTATGTGGGTAACCAATTGTTTATCCCAAGTTCAGGAACGAGTGGTGCAGCGATTAGTACCGCCTTTTGTCTAGTGCCATTGGCGATTGTTGTCTTGAAGCGTGTGCCGAAGGCTTGGTGGCAAGGGATGGATTGGCGTCGCTGGACGCGACATCTCGTGATGCTAGCAATTATTGTAGGGTTGAGCGCAACCGTTATGCGTGGCTTGATGCAAATTTTGGGCGCGGATACACGTGGTATGAGTGTTGTTGTGACAATCCTAAGTATTGCCGTGGGCTTGATTGCAGCGTTTATAGGTATGCGTCGTTGGCCTGTGTTTGCACCAACTGATTGGAAGCATATTCCTAAAGGGGAATATATCCAAAAACAATTAAAGAAATAATTTATTGTCGGACGTGTTCTGACACGTCGTATTTAGAAAAATAGGAGATTATTATGCGTTTAGATAAGTTTTTGAAGGTATCTCGTTTAATTAAGCGTCGTACGGTCGCAAAGGAAATTGCAGATCAAGGACGTATTGATATTAATGGTAAGGTTGCAAAGTCATCAAGTGACGTCAAGACTGGGGATGTACTAACGATTCGTTTTGGAAACAAGACAAGTGAAATCCAAATTGACCGTATTATGGATATCACAAAGAAGGATGAAGCAGAACGTATGTACACGATTCAAAGTGAATCATTTACAACAGAATAAATAAGTCGGATTGCGCGTGTTGTATGCATATTAAGACTTTATTAAGTAATATATAAAAGTCTTTTAGAAGTTAGGTGTTATTCGGTATAGTTACACTATATTATTGGGAAAGCTGTATGAGTGGCACTATTTGGGAGAATGAAGATGGCATACATGAACGGACAAGCAAATATTCAAGCATTGAATGATGCGGGTCGCAGTGAATTAGCATTTAGACAACAAGAATTGTCTTATCAACGTGCTATTCACCGTCGTCGTCGCATCGTTTGTGGGTTAACGATGTTGATTTTTACAATTGTAGCGATGGTGCAATACCACGGGCAATATGTGAAGTACACGTCAGCGCAACAAAGTGACGTCCAAATGCAAAAAAACTTAGCTAAAGCGCAAGCTGAAAATAAGCAATATACGCAAACAGCAAAAGATTTGCAAAAGGATGATTACTTGCAAAAGGTTGTGCGTGAACGTCATTTGTACACGAAGGATGGCGAAACGGTATTCAACTTACCAACTAACTAAATGTTGTGTGAAATGGTCGAGAATTTCTCGGCCATTTTTCTATAAGGAGTGATATCATGCAAGCGAGAGTTTTAAATGCTAATTTAATTCAAGCGCTACGCCAAAAAAAGCTGTTTGGCAAAGAAGACCATGTATTAGTCGCCGTTTCTGGTGGTGAAGATTCACTAAATCTCTTACGGTGGTTAACGGATGGGCGCTTGCCTGATGACCTGCAACCAACGGTAAGTGCAGCATACGTGAATCATCAACTGCGGTCAGATGCCGCGGAAGAAGAAGCGTTTGTCGAACGGGTTTTTCAAGAGACACCGCAACTAGCGAGTGGGCATATGCGTCGTCTGACTTGGGATAGTCAGCCGACACATAGTATTGAAGAATTGGCGCGCGAAGGGCGTTATACGTTATTAGCTGAAATTGCGCGTGAAATTGGTGCAACCGTCATCGTGACAGCTCATCATCAAGATGATCAAGCGGAGACTGTGTTATACAAATTAATTCGTGGTAGTCGCTTATCACAATTAAGTGGTATGTCAGAAAATACAGCATTTACTGAGAATATCCGGCTAGTTCGCCCGTTTTTAGGGCTGACTAAAGAAAATATGCGTACACTTAATAACCATAATGTTCAGGAATGGGTCGTGGATTCCTCTAATGAAGATGTGACGTTTGCGCGGAATCGTTTACGTCATGAGATTTTACCGGGGATGAAGGAAGTGAACACACAAGTGAACGAACACTTGGTTCGTTTGGGTGATCAACTAGCAGGGCAACGCGCCTTGTTGGCGCCATTCTTGGCAAATTATGTCGTGGAGATTGAAGAAGGAACATTTAATTGGCAATTACCGGTTGAAAGTTGTATCTTGGTCTTGCAACATTGGTTAACTGAGATAGCAGTTTTTGATATTAGTGATAAACAATTGGGGCAAGTTGTTCAATTAATGCGTAACCAAAACACGAATCGTGGTGAAGTTATGTTACGAAATGGGCGACGTTTTGTGCGAAAAGGACCTTACTTGCGAATCGAATCGGATAAGCATAACGTATAGGTAAATTTCCATTACAAATGGCTAAACAATAAGTTAAAATCATGGTATCTTAGTACTGTGTATCAATTTAAAAAGATGAACTTGAGGAGAAACCAAGATGACGCAATGGGACATGAATAACGATATTGAACGTGTACTTTATAGTGAGGCTGATATCGCTGCCGCTGCAAAGCGAGTAGGTGAAGAATTAGCTGCTGACTATGAAGGACGAACACCTATGATCCTTTCAGTATTGAAGGGGGCTGTATTGTGGACTGTTGACGTGATGCGTCACATGCAATACTCAGATGTCGAATTCATCGACGTATCTAGTTATCATGGTGGAATTGCTTCTTCAGGTGAAGTAGAGCTAAACATTGACTTGCAAACAGATATTAAGGGTCGTGACATCATTATCATGGAAGACATCGTGGACACAGGACGTTCATTGAAGTTCATGATTGAATTGTTGGAATCACGTGGCGCTGCATCTGTTAAGGTTGCAAGTTTGTTGGACAAGAAAGAAGGGCGTGTTGTTGAAGCGAACGTAGATTACGTTGGTTTTGATGTACCAAAGGCCTTCGTGGTTGGATATGGGCTTGATTACAAGCAACTATACCGTAACCTACCATACGTTGGGATTTTGAAGCGTGAAGTATACGATACTGCCCACGCTGATTTAGTGGATACAGCAGACATTACGTCTGAACACTAAACAATTAATAATAAAAAGAGAGTGAACAAAAGTAATACGACTTTTGTTGAGGGGGCTAAGCATGAAGAATCCACAAGGTAGTGGCAATTTTGTGCGTAATAGTGTGTTTTATGTGGTAGTTGTCTTGGGTCTATTGGGACTTGTGTACTGGGTTGCTGGACCTAATCAAGCAACACAAACACAGACGATTAACACGTCAACATTTATGACGCAACTACAAGACAAAAAGATTAAGAGCATTAATGTACAACCTGGTGCTGGAATCTATGAAGTTTCTGGTGAATACCACAAGGAACAAGAACCAGAGAAGAAAGAAAAAGACCAACAACAAAACAATGCATTTGCTAGCTTGTTAGGCGAAAAGCAAAACGCTAAGGTTAAGAAGTTTAAGACGCAAGTTGTTGGTAGTGACCAAGTCATCTCAAATGTACAAACTGAAGCTGATAAAGCCAAGACACAAGTAACAGCATTGCCAGAACCATCTAACTTCCTAGGAACGTTGATGATGTCAATGTTGCCAATCTTGATTATGGTTGGTTTGTTCTACATGATGTTTGGACAAATGGCACAAGGTGGTGGTGGTCAAGGTGGCCGCGGAAACATCATGGGTGTTGGTAAGTCTAAGGCTAAGCCTGCAGATCCAGCGGACAACAAGGTTCGTTTTTCTGATGTGGCTGGAGCCGAAGAAGAAAAGCAAGAATTGGTTGAAGTGGTTGAATTCTTGCGCGACACAAAGAAGTACACAAAGTTAGGTGCTCGTGTGCCTGCTGGTGTATTGCTTGAGGGACCTCCCGGAACAGGTAAGACATTGTTGGCGAAGGCTGTGGCTGGGGAAGCCCAAGTGCCATTCTTCTCAATTTCAGGATCTGATTTCGTTGAAATGTTCGTCGGTGTCGGAGCGAGTCGTGTACGTGACTTGTTTGAAAATGCTAAGAAGGTCGCACCAGCAATCATCTTTATTGATGAAATTGACGCCGTTGGGCGTAAGCGTGGTGCTGGAACCGGTGGTGGAAACGATGAACGTGAACAAACATTGAACCAAATGTTGGTCGAAATGGACGGGTTCTCTGGTAACGAAGGTGTTATCGTGATGGCCGCTACTAATCGTGCCGATGTTTTGGACCCAGCTTTGCTTCGTCCAGGTCGTTTTGACCGTAAGATTTTGGTTGGTCGTCCTGACGTTAAGGGACGTGAAGCGATTTTGAAGGTACACGCTAAGAACAAGCCTTTGGCTGATGACGTGGACTTGAAGATGATTGCTAAGCAAACACCTGGTTTCGTTGGAGCTGACTTGGAAAACTTGTTGAATGAAGCAGCGCTTTTGG includes these proteins:
- a CDS encoding putative polysaccharide biosynthesis protein; the encoded protein is MGKQKMLAGAGVLAAAGIIAKILSALYRVPFQNLVGDTGFYVYQQVYPIYGIGMVMALSGWPLFISKVIAEQPNQAHRKRVAKQLFWLLSIISVMIFSVLFFGAPWIAEGMGNDMQLIPEIQAVSWLFLVMPFLAVGRGYTQGTMDMAPTAISQVLEQLARVVLIIGIAWFGVTNGWSVYKIGTWAMFAATVAGLIAALYLAWYVRRVPAEDVQTTAENMPWRTLWRRLWCEGGILAVVAALLVLLQLIDSFTITSLLQEFGQPMQQAAAEKGIYDRGQPLLQLGMVIATGLGTTLIPVMREKWLKQDEAGLRHDFQLTMRLALVSSSLVTIGLMAIMPSLNQMLFETSAGSTTLQWYILTIIPATLIVVMISILQSIDQGHGIAKWLVLTLLLKYVGNQLFIPSSGTSGAAISTAFCLVPLAIVVLKRVPKAWWQGMDWRRWTRHLVMLAIIVGLSATVMRGLMQILGADTRGMSVVVTILSIAVGLIAAFIGMRRWPVFAPTDWKHIPKGEYIQKQLKK
- a CDS encoding RNA-binding S4 domain-containing protein encodes the protein MRLDKFLKVSRLIKRRTVAKEIADQGRIDINGKVAKSSSDVKTGDVLTIRFGNKTSEIQIDRIMDITKKDEAERMYTIQSESFTTE
- a CDS encoding FtsB family cell division protein, with the translated sequence MAYMNGQANIQALNDAGRSELAFRQQELSYQRAIHRRRRIVCGLTMLIFTIVAMVQYHGQYVKYTSAQQSDVQMQKNLAKAQAENKQYTQTAKDLQKDDYLQKVVRERHLYTKDGETVFNLPTN
- the tilS gene encoding tRNA lysidine(34) synthetase TilS, which produces MQARVLNANLIQALRQKKLFGKEDHVLVAVSGGEDSLNLLRWLTDGRLPDDLQPTVSAAYVNHQLRSDAAEEEAFVERVFQETPQLASGHMRRLTWDSQPTHSIEELAREGRYTLLAEIAREIGATVIVTAHHQDDQAETVLYKLIRGSRLSQLSGMSENTAFTENIRLVRPFLGLTKENMRTLNNHNVQEWVVDSSNEDVTFARNRLRHEILPGMKEVNTQVNEHLVRLGDQLAGQRALLAPFLANYVVEIEEGTFNWQLPVESCILVLQHWLTEIAVFDISDKQLGQVVQLMRNQNTNRGEVMLRNGRRFVRKGPYLRIESDKHNV
- the hpt gene encoding hypoxanthine phosphoribosyltransferase, which codes for MTQWDMNNDIERVLYSEADIAAAAKRVGEELAADYEGRTPMILSVLKGAVLWTVDVMRHMQYSDVEFIDVSSYHGGIASSGEVELNIDLQTDIKGRDIIIMEDIVDTGRSLKFMIELLESRGAASVKVASLLDKKEGRVVEANVDYVGFDVPKAFVVGYGLDYKQLYRNLPYVGILKREVYDTAHADLVDTADITSEH
- the ftsH gene encoding ATP-dependent zinc metalloprotease FtsH; protein product: MKNPQGSGNFVRNSVFYVVVVLGLLGLVYWVAGPNQATQTQTINTSTFMTQLQDKKIKSINVQPGAGIYEVSGEYHKEQEPEKKEKDQQQNNAFASLLGEKQNAKVKKFKTQVVGSDQVISNVQTEADKAKTQVTALPEPSNFLGTLMMSMLPILIMVGLFYMMFGQMAQGGGGQGGRGNIMGVGKSKAKPADPADNKVRFSDVAGAEEEKQELVEVVEFLRDTKKYTKLGARVPAGVLLEGPPGTGKTLLAKAVAGEAQVPFFSISGSDFVEMFVGVGASRVRDLFENAKKVAPAIIFIDEIDAVGRKRGAGTGGGNDEREQTLNQMLVEMDGFSGNEGVIVMAATNRADVLDPALLRPGRFDRKILVGRPDVKGREAILKVHAKNKPLADDVDLKMIAKQTPGFVGADLENLLNEAALLAARQNNDVINASDVDEAEDRVIAGPAKKDRVVSAKEREVVAYHEAGHAIVGLVLNDARVVHKVTIVPRGRAGGYAIMLPREDQMLLSASDANDQIAGLMGGRAAEMFKWEQQSSGASNDFEQATQLARAMVTEYGMSDKLGMVQLEGPNTPMMGVNYSQDTAALIDSEVRDLTAKGYNNAISIVAQYEDKFDAIAQALLEHETLDEKEILSLFETGKMPESKEVKSDDEVVPMSYDEAKAAANEKLVEDEKAHHAGETIEPEDTDVMPDADNNRDEI